From Anopheles funestus chromosome 3RL, idAnoFuneDA-416_04, whole genome shotgun sequence, a single genomic window includes:
- the LOC125770212 gene encoding venom serine protease-like codes for MDGSKVLIAGLYALFAVSFPSTDAQFTGCDRQKTFTAGEVFYVESPNFPNYYAKGTNCRWQLTAPVGNTFYVNCYDMYLATTTGCTADRLEISLQNDPTLVYATKYCGQKTFTLESTGNRAVFALRSTTTSTGGRFRCQVVAQAPQCRCGLRRTSKIVNGVPTLVNEFPMMAGLVDTTSRSLFCGATIISEYHSVTAVHCMRGRSISAVGLLVGDHDHTIGSDTSYSVLMRLASVTNHPSYVASPSQNDIAIVRTVDRIIFNAGVGPACLPMRFANSNFAGSVVEATGWGTMDFSAPASNVLRKVSLNVITQQSCQSSLPNIFASHICTYTPGKDTCQYDSGGPLFYTSGGYVYLVGVVNYGTACASTKPSVSARITSYLSWIQSVTPGVTYCTP; via the exons ATGGACGGAAGCAAGGTTCTTATCGCGGGGCTTTACGCTCTTTTTGCCGTATCATTCCCTTCTACCGATGCCCAATTTACCGGGTGCGATAGGCAGAAGACTTTCACGGCCGGTGAAGTGTTTTACGTGGAGTCACCGAACTTTCCCAACTACTACGCGAAGGGTACCAACTGTCGGTGGCAGCTGACTGCCCCGGTCGGGAACACGTTCTACGTCAACTGCTATGATATGTATCTGGCAACG ACAACCGGATGTACGGCGGATCGGTTGGAGATATCCCTCCAAAATGATCCTACTCTCGTCTACGCCACCAAGTACTGTGGACAGAAAACCTTCACACTTGAATCTACTGGTAATCGGGCAGTGTTTGCTTTACGATCGACTACCACGTCGACAGGAGGACGGTTCCGGTGTCAGGTCGTGGCACAGGCACCACAATGCAGATGTGGATTGCGCCGAACATCGAAGATCGTAAACGGTGTACCAACGCTCGTCAACGAGTTCCCAATGATGGCCGGGCTGGTCGATACTACATCACGCTCCCTCTTCTGTGGTGCTACGATTA TTTCTGAGTATCACTCTGTAACAGCTGTTCACTGCATGAGGGGACGTAGCATCTCGGCAGTAGGGTTGCTGGTTGGTGATCATGATCACACCATCGGTTCTGACACTAGTTATTCGGTGCTGATGCGTCTCGCCTCCGTTACGAACCATCCATCGTACGTGGCCAGTCCGTCGCAGAATGATATTGCGATCGTTCGTACAGTTGATCGTATCATCTTCAACGCTGGTGTAGGACCCGCTTGTCTACCAATGCGATTCGCAAACTCCAACTTTGCGGGCTCCGTCGTTGAGGCGACTGGCTGGGGAACGATGGACTTCAGTGCACCAGCCTCAAACGTTCTCCGGAAGGTGTCGCTTAACGTCATTACTCAACAATCTTGCCAATCGTCTTTGCCCAACATTTTTGCCTCGCATATCTGCACCTACACGCCCGGCAAGGACACGTGTCAGTACGATTCGGGCGGTCCACTCTTCTACACGTCCGGTGGCTACGTGTATCTGGTCGGTGTTGTCAACTACGGTACGGCTTGCGCATCTACCAAACCGTCTGTCAGCGCCCGAATCACTTCCTACCTGTCGTGGATCCAAAGCGTGACACCGGGCGTTACCTACTGCACACCGTAA
- the LOC125770213 gene encoding venom serine protease-like, with amino-acid sequence MMQNGWKASITILLALVEIVAGQYGTCDLAYTYSSGQTSFIESPKFSNYYTPGTKCRYTVNAPVGHYLYAQCYDMYLPSSTGCYYDKLAVSLTGDANLADAQIRCGTTTFNVQSTYNKLVVALLGSTSTAGGRFRCQITAVKIPCDCGRRKTPSIVNGFPTQANEFPMMSALVDVPTKNIFCGSTIVTDRHVLTAAHCLLTRSVSNTTVLVGDQNVKVGTDTPYAALMLVSTFTPHPSYNPTAKTNDIALVRTTNAIDFNPGVGRVCLPFRFSTSTFDNVRLSALGWGSIDFGAPQSPELLQTTLAVVTSSSCSTKLSRTIIESQMCTFAAGNDTCQNDSGGPLYYTDPNSQLVYEVGVVGFGVACASSFPSVNTRVTSYLDWITSTTGYTFCEK; translated from the exons ATGATGCAGAACGGTTGGAAGGCGAGCATTACGATACTGCTGGCCCTGGTTGAGATTGTCGCTGGGCAGTACGGTACGTGTGATCTGGCGTATACGTACTCCAGCGGTCAGACGAGCTTTATCGAATCACCCAAGTTTTCCAACTACTACACACCGGGCACAAAGTGTCGGTACACCGTAAATGCACCGGTGGGACACTATCTGTACGCGCAATGTTACGACATGTATCTGCCGTCGAGTACTGGTTGCTACTATGACAAGTTGGCCGTTTCGCTGACCGGTGATGCAAATCTTGCCGACGCCCAAATACGCTGTGGAACGACTACATTCAATGTGCAGAGCACGTACAATAAGCTGGTGGTGGCATTGTTGGGTAGTACTAGCACTGCCGGTGGACGGTTCCGTTGTCAGATAACGGCAGTCAAGATCCCTTGTGATTGTGGACGTCGCAAGACG CCTAGCATAGTGAATGGTTTCCCAACGCAAGCGAATGAGTTCCCGATGATGTCGGCATTGGTGGATGTACCTACGAAGAACATATTTTGTGGATCTACGATTG TAACCGATCGACATGTGCTTACGGCTGCTCACTGTCTGCTGACGAGATCGGTCTCCAATACAACTGTCCTGGTGGGTGATCAGAATGTTAAAGTCGGTACCGACACTCCCTATGCGGCGCTTATGCTGGTGTCCACTTTCACTCCCCATCCGAGCTATAATCCTACtgccaaaacaaacgataTTGCCCTAGTGCGCACTACCAATGCAATTGATTTCAATCCTGGCGTAGGTCGGGTTTGTCTGCCGTTCCGCTTTAGCACGAGCACCTTCGATAACGTTCGACTCAGTGCACTTGGTTGGGGTTCGATTGATTTCGGTGCACCACAATCACCCGAGCTGCTCCAGACAACGCTGGCAGTAGTGACTTCTAGCAGCTGCTCTACCAAACTTTCGCGTACGATCATCGAATCACAGATGTGTACGTTTGCGGCTGGTAATGATACCTGCCAGAACGATTCTGGCGGTCCACTGTACTATACCGATCCTAACAGCCAGCTGGTATACGAGGTTGGTGTGGTAGGGTTTGGAGTGGCCTGTGCATCCAGCTTTCCGAGTGTGAACACAAGAGTTACTTCATACCTGGATTGGATTACGAGCACTACCGGGTACACATTCTGTGAGAAGTAG